The proteins below are encoded in one region of Ostrinia nubilalis chromosome 3, ilOstNubi1.1, whole genome shotgun sequence:
- the LOC135088332 gene encoding GDP-fucose protein O-fucosyltransferase 1 — protein sequence MNFINMFLILFMNSLLKFVSTVEYDVNGYLVYCPCMGRFGNQADHFLGALAFSKGLNRTLILPPWVEYRYGEPKSIQVPFDTYFRVDALKEHHRVITMELFMDEIASEIWPSDKRISFCYTQRSGEEAHSCNAKSGNPFGPFWDKFNIDFIGSEFYGPLNYDFHNQIMMEKWKQKYPAGNWPVLAFTGAPASFPVQEENLFLQKYLKWSEDIVYRTKQFIKRNMSGGGFLGIHLRNGQDWVKACQHVPDSPTLFAAPQCVGYRSERGPLTVSMCLPHRTDIIKQIKRVLKKLNGTKYVFVASDSNHMIDEINTAVQRLGVTAIRQQPANPHLDLSILAQANYFIGNCVSSYTAFVKRERDVKGLPSEFWSYPQRKKQKHEEL from the exons ATGAACTTCATtaatatgtttttaattttatttatgaactcTCTACTTAAATTCGTAAGTACTGTGGAATATGATGTTAATGGATACCTCGTTTATTGTCCGTGTATGG GTCGGTTTGGTAACCAAGCGGATCATTTCCTAGGGGCATTGGCCTTTAGCAAAGGTTTGAATAGAACGTTAATTCTACCGCCATGGGTAGAATATAGGTATGGTGAACCTAAGTCAATACAGGTTCCATTTGATACATATTTTAGAGTAGATGCATTAAAAGAGCACCACAGAGTTATAACAATGGAGTTATTCATGGATGAAATCGCATCTGAAATATGGCCATCTGACAAGAGAATATCATTTTGTTATACTCAAAGAAGTGGTGAAGAAGCACACAGTTGCAATGCAAAATCAGGAAATCCCTTTGGACCATTTTGGGATAAATTCAATATTGATTTCATAGGATCAGAATTTTATGGTCCTTTGAATTATGACTTCCATAACCAAATAATGATGGAAAAATGGAAACAAAAATACCCAGCTGGTAATTGGCCAGTTTTGGCTTTTACGG GTGCTCCAGCAAGTTTCCCTGTTCaagaagaaaatttatttttacaaaaatatttaaaatggaGTGAAGATATTGTCTATAGAACTAAACAGTTTATCAAGAGAAATATGAGTGGTGGTGGATTTCTAGGAATTCACTTACGAAATGGACAGGACTGGGTAAAAGCTTGTCAACATGTTCCTGATAGTCCCACACTGTTTGCAGCTCCACAATGTGTAGGATACCGCAGTGAAAGAGGTCCACTAACTGTGTCCATGTGCCTTCCACATAGAACAGATATTATAAA GCAAATAAAGAGAGTATTGAAAAAGCTCAATGGTACCAAGTATGTGTTTGTAGCATCTGATTCAAATCATATGATAGATGAAATAAACACAGCTGTTCAACGTTTAGGTGTAACTGCCATCAGACAACAACCTGCAAACCCACATTTAGATCTATCAATTTTAGCACAAGCCAATTACTTCATTGGAAATTGTGTGTCATCATATACTGCATTTGTAAAAAGAGAGAGAGATGTAAAGGGACTACCATCTGAATTCTGGTCATATCCACAAAGGAAAAAGCAAAAGCATGAAGAACTTTGA